In a genomic window of Brassica napus cultivar Da-Ae unplaced genomic scaffold, Da-Ae ScsIHWf_764;HRSCAF=1103, whole genome shotgun sequence:
- the LOC125605530 gene encoding uncharacterized protein LOC125605530: MSSEPEYCTRVFWDAVDFPFPKGLAPETIYHRMKLILEKMGCINHYLSIMAYVSNSETFPDKSAYEKAGINIVTQPERHRFMLRDMAWWDADSGFLPNFGKITFMVIISQIEPSLLVFLEGLRNAYKVRLAVPDEDTSLSSSPNLLDNTVRFESLYKSLLLQEDLMTPMAREVVVPPLFYPPIQTKPPPLYYPPIQTSPLPSPPIQIYNSPGVFLDLPESLLLACDPYRLNSYIRTSLCFDDEFSIMAYVVDTETSSFPEGWVDAFTSLGITIIPQQAELGAPRAHKMSLDIVLWALDNTATYFQPRDLLVFSGNVKEGTDFYNALEALRDRYYNVRVLPHLETSWPHPHHQMSLRHCPPKEEVVGFSHGLASLYKQNLKVCGVSVFWDVQGCPTDLSVILQALRNKGYRGMVVLIPYLDMDYQGDELFTYDGYACVPSIKVQGDKYTKVARMLLDILFWAMNHDDYARNLMLISQPSKDIDIFVQALERRFFNVIFKPSHEVAIDHRFESLCKSPPHPNSQTPLKSPSRTLTDLSREHKSCPVRISWLVDTCPSKPSDFWNLFSSTLELKGYGGFESVIAYVEKGKIDDEVIKVCTKSGLHVRLTPDGDEFGKFNLMVTDMINLTYSCGPYNFLVISSKPFRDVLCDTVFEDFKSRGCNVLFETVDYMVTFGSTLWSAKSFLDTSFTDSSQALA; the protein is encoded by the exons ATGTCATCCGAACCAG AGTACTGCACGCGTGTGTTCTGGGACGCGGTGGATTTCCCTTTTCCAAAGGGTCTTGCTCCTGAAACGATTTACCACAGAATGAAATTAATTCTCGAGAAGATGGGTTGTATTAACCATTATTTGTCAATCATGGCTTATGTCAGTAATTCGGAAACCTTCCCGGATAAATCAGCCTATGAGAAAGCCGGGATTAACATCGTTACTCAACCAG AGAGGCATCGTTTTATGTTACGTGACATGGCATGGTGGGATGCGGATTCGGGTTTCCTCCCAAATTTTGGCAAGATTACTTTTATGGTAATCATAAGTCAGATTGAACCGAGTTTACTCGTTTTTCTCGAAGGCCTGAGAAATGCCTACAAGGTTCGCTTAGCAGTCCCTGATGAAGATACCTCCCTATCATCATCACCCAACCTGCTAGATAATACTGTTAGGTTCGAATCTCTTTACAAAAGCCTATTATTACAAGAAGACTTGATGACACCAATGGCAAGAGAGGTCGTCGTCCCTCCTCTGTTTTATCCTCCCATCCAAACCAAACCCCCGCCTCTATACTATCCTCCCATCCAAACCAGCCCCCTGCCCTCTCCTCCCATCCAGATATACAACAGCCCAGGTGTCTTCTTGGACCTGCCGGAATCCCTCCTGTTGGCTTGTGATCCTTATCGTTTAAATTCCTACATTAGAACGTCCTTGTGTTTTGATGATGAGTTCTCAATCATGGCTTATGTTGTTGATACCGAAACCTCCTCCTTCCCGGAAGGATGGGTTGATGCTTTTACAAGTCTCGGAATCACCATCATTCCCCAACAAGCGGAACTAGGTGCTCCTCGAGCTCATAAAATGTCACTGGACATTGTTTTGTGGGCGTTGGATAATACTGCCACCTATTTCCAACCAAGAGATTTGCTTGTTTTCTCTGGAAATGTCAAAGAAGGAACAGATTTCTACAATGCTCTTGAAGCTTTGCGTGATAGATATTACAATGTTCGTGTATTACCTCATCTCGAAACGTCTTGGCCTCATCCCCATCACCAAATGTCTTTACGCCATTGCCCCCCGAAAGAGGAGGTTGTTGGTTTTTCCCATGGACTAGCTTCTTTGTATAAGCAAAATTTAAAAg TGTGCGGGGTATCCGTCTTCTGGGATGTCCAGGGTTGCCCAACTGATTTATCGGTTATCCTCCAAGCTCTTCGCAATAAAGGGTATCGTGGCATGGTGGTTTTAATTCCTTACCTTGACATGGATTATCAAGGAGATGAGCTCTTTACGTATGATGGCTATGCCTGTGTTCCCAGTATCAAAGTCCAAG gggATAAATACACAAAAGTTGCTAGGATGTTGTTGGATATACTTTTCTGGGCAATGAACCATGATGATTATGCACGAAATTTGATGCTTATCTCACAACCTTCAAAAGACATCGACATTTTTGTTCAAGCCTTGGAACGCAGATTTTTCAATGTTATCTTTAAACCCTCCCATGAGGTCGCCATTGACCACCGCTTCGAGTCGCTTTGTAAAAGCCCACCACACCCTAACTCCCAGACCCCCCTAAAGTCACCATCTCGGACGCTCACCGACTTGAGCCGAGAGCACAAAT CGTGTCCGGTCCGCATCTCCTGGTTGGTAGACACTTGCCCATCTAAGCCATCTGATTTTTGGAACTTATTCAGTTCAACTCTTGAGCTTAAAGGTTATGGTGGTTTTGAGTCAGTGATAGCCTATGTTGAAAAGGGAAAGATTGATGATGAAGTGATCAAGGTCTGCACGAAGTCAGGACTTCACGTGAGACTCACACCTGATGGTGACGAATTCGGGAAATTCAATTTGATGGTAACGGACATGATTAACTTGACATATTCTTGTGGGCCCTATAACTTTTTGGTTATCTCCTCCAAACCCTTTAGAGATGTCTTGTGCGACACTGTCTTTGAAGATTTTAAAAGCAGAGGATGCAATGTTCTCTTTGAGACGGTTGATTACATGGTCACGTTTGGAAGCACTCTATGGTCTGCAAAAAGCTTTTTAGATACAAGTTTCACCGACAGCTCACAAGCGCTTGCTTAA
- the LOC125605531 gene encoding uncharacterized protein LOC125605531 — translation MSSEPEYCTRVFWDAVDFPFPKGLAPETIYHRMKLILEKMGCINHYLSIMAYVSNSETFPDKSAYEKAGINIVTQPERHRFMLRDMAWWDADSGFLPNFGKITFMVIISQIEPSLLVFLEGLRNAYKVRLAVPDEDTSLSSSPNLLDNTVRFESLYKSLLLQEDLMTPMAREVVVPPLFYPPIQTKPPPLYYPPIQTSPLPSPPIQIYNSPGVFLDLPESLLLACDPYRLNSYIRTSLCFDDEFSIMAYVVDTETSSFPEGWVDAFTSLGITIIPQQAELGAPRAHKMSLDIVLWALDNTATYFQPRDLLVFSGNVKEGTDFYNALEALRDRYYNVRVLPHLETSWPHPHHQMSLRHCPPKEEVVGFSHGLASLYKQNLKVCGVSVFWDVQGCPTDLSVILQALRNKGYRGMVVLIPYLDMDYQGDELFTYDGYACVPSIKVQGDKYTKVARMLLDILFWAMNHDDYARNLMLISQPSKDIDIFVQALERRFFNVIFKPSHEVAIDHRFESLCKSPPHPNSQTPLKSPSRTLTDLSREHKSCPVRISWLVDTCPSKPSDFWNLFSSTLELKGYGGFESVIAYVEKGKTSDEVIKVCTKSGLQVRLTPDGDEFGKFNLMVTDMINLTYSCGPYNFLVISSKPFRDVLCDTVFEDLKSRGCNVLFETVDYMVTFGSTLWSAKSFLDTSFTDSSQALA, via the exons ATGTCATCCGAACCAG AGTACTGCACGCGTGTGTTCTGGGACGCGGTGGATTTCCCTTTTCCAAAGGGTCTTGCTCCTGAAACGATTTACCACAGAATGAAATTAATTCTCGAGAAGATGGGTTGTATTAACCATTATTTGTCAATCATGGCTTATGTCAGTAATTCGGAAACCTTCCCGGATAAATCAGCCTATGAGAAAGCCGGGATTAACATCGTTACTCAACCAG AGAGGCATCGTTTTATGTTACGTGACATGGCATGGTGGGATGCGGATTCGGGTTTCCTCCCAAATTTTGGCAAGATTACTTTTATGGTAATCATAAGTCAGATTGAACCGAGTTTACTCGTTTTTCTCGAAGGCCTGAGAAATGCCTACAAGGTTCGCTTAGCAGTCCCTGATGAAGATACCTCCCTATCATCATCACCCAACCTGCTAGATAATACTGTTAGGTTCGAATCTCTTTACAAAAGCCTATTATTACAAGAAGACTTGATGACACCAATGGCAAGAGAGGTCGTCGTCCCTCCTCTGTTTTATCCTCCCATCCAAACCAAACCCCCGCCTCTATACTATCCTCCCATCCAAACCAGCCCCCTGCCCTCTCCTCCCATCCAGATATACAACAGCCCAGGTGTCTTCTTGGACCTGCCGGAATCCCTCCTGTTGGCTTGTGATCCTTATCGTTTAAATTCCTACATTAGAACGTCCTTGTGTTTTGATGATGAGTTCTCAATCATGGCTTATGTTGTTGATACCGAAACCTCCTCCTTCCCGGAAGGATGGGTTGATGCTTTTACAAGTCTCGGAATCACCATCATTCCCCAACAAGCGGAACTAGGTGCTCCTCGAGCTCATAAAATGTCACTGGACATTGTTTTGTGGGCGTTGGATAATACTGCCACCTATTTCCAACCAAGAGATTTGCTTGTTTTCTCTGGAAATGTCAAAGAAGGAACAGATTTCTACAATGCTCTTGAAGCTTTGCGTGATAGATATTACAATGTTCGTGTATTACCTCATCTCGAAACGTCTTGGCCTCATCCCCATCACCAAATGTCTTTACGCCATTGCCCCCCGAAAGAGGAGGTTGTTGGTTTTTCCCATGGACTAGCTTCTTTGTATAAGCAAAATTTAAAAg TGTGCGGGGTATCCGTCTTCTGGGATGTCCAGGGTTGCCCAACTGATTTATCGGTTATCCTCCAAGCTCTTCGCAATAAAGGGTATCGTGGCATGGTGGTTTTAATTCCTTACCTTGACATGGATTATCAAGGAGATGAGCTCTTTACGTATGATGGCTATGCCTGTGTTCCCAGTATCAAAGTCCAAG gggATAAATACACAAAAGTTGCTAGGATGTTGTTGGATATACTTTTCTGGGCAATGAACCATGATGATTATGCACGAAATTTGATGCTTATCTCACAACCTTCAAAAGACATCGACATTTTTGTTCAAGCCTTGGAACGCAGATTTTTCAATGTTATCTTTAAACCCTCCCATGAGGTCGCCATTGACCACCGCTTCGAGTCGCTTTGTAAAAGCCCACCACACCCTAACTCCCAGACCCCCCTAAAGTCACCATCTCGGACGCTCACCGACTTGAGCCGAGAGCACAAAT CGTGTCCGGTCCGCATCTCCTGGTTGGTAGACACTTGCCCATCTAAGCCATCTGATTTTTGGAACTTATTCAGTTCAACTCTTGAGCTTAAAGGTTATGGTGGTTTTGAGTCAGTGATAGCCTATGTTGAAAAGGGAAAGACTTCTGATGAAGTGATCAAGGTCTGCACGAAGTCAGGACTTCAGGTGAGACTCACACCTGATGGTGATGAATTCGGGAAATTCAATTTGATGGTAACGGACATGATTAACTTGACATATTCTTGTGGGCCCTATAACTTTTTGGTTATCTCCTCCAAACCCTTTAGAGATGTCTTGTGCGACACTGTCTTTGAAGATCTTAAAAGCAGAGGATGCAATGTTCTCTTTGAGACGGTTGATTACATGGTCACGTTTGGAAGCACTCTATGGTCTGCAAAAAGCTTTTTAGATACAAGTTTCACCGACAGCTCACAAGCGCTTGCTTAA